TGGTTAGATACAGCGAGAAAGGGAGAGGAGATTAGGTTGATAATTCAACCTACCCTGGTAGTATATCCAAAGAAGTAAAAATTATAGATTTTTTTATATCTGGGAGTGTGGTATTTTGCTACACTCCCATTTTTGTTGTCAGCAAAGGGGAGCATTTAAAGCCTTTGGTCTACGTCAATAGGGGACTTGTCTCCCGAATATATGTTCGCTATAATGTAATACAAACACATGTTCTGGAAGGAGTGATGATATTGACAACCCTTGGCTGGCACAAAATCTTACAAATTGAGGTAGTGGGAGGCTTTCTGGATGGTGAAGTAATTAAATTTAACCCTTATCTTAACTGTTTAGTAGGGGGGAAGGGTGCTGGAAAAACCACCATCATTGAACTAATTCGCTATGCCCTTGATGCCTACCCGGAGGACCTTCAACTGCGCAAGAGACTAGAAGGACACGCCACAGGTGTTTTAGCGGGAGGTAAGGTCAAACTACTGGTGGAAACATCCACCGGTCAACAATATACCATCCAGAGGACGGTGGGGAATGCAGCCCCCCGTATCCTGGATGGGCAGGGTAACCCGGTAACAATTCAACTGGCCCAGGGATTAAATTTTGGTGTTGTCATTATCGGTCTTAAGGAACTGGTTACCATGGCCGAGTCCTCAGCCGCCCAGTTGGCTCTCCTGGACGGCAGATATCCCACCCTTACCCTGTTAAAAGCTGAAATTAATCAATGTACCAGGGAACTGCAAAGCAATAGAGAGGAATTAAGCAAAATCATTACCGAGGCCCAAGAATTAGCCGCACGTGTAGAAGTTTTGCCGGAAATACAGGAAAGACTGGCAACCCTGGCCAGCAAAGAGCTGGATGCCTTATTACATCGACAGCGGACCCGAGAAAAGGAAAAGCTAATGCTGGAAGAGCTGCTTAGAACAGTTAAAGTAAATTTACAACACCATCAGCGACTTTTATCCACCCCACTACAGTTGGGGGAAACAGCAGAATACTCCCACCAAGACCTGTTGGAGGAAGCCTTTGGTCTTTATCGAGCTACCTTGAACCAGGTGGCAGCTTTAACCCACCAAGCAGTTGCCCACTGGCAAGAAACTCTGGTGGATTTACAGCAAATGGCTAACGAATTGGCAGAGAGACACCGCTGTGAGGAAGCCATTGATGATGAAATGCAAGCCCGTTTACCCGGCAAAGGGCTTCAGGAGGCATTACAACAGCGGGCCCAGTTGACCGCAAAGATGTTGGAGTTAGAAAGGTTAATGTCTGTCCTTAATCACAAGGAACAGCAACGGGCGG
This region of Desulforamulus ferrireducens genomic DNA includes:
- a CDS encoding AAA family ATPase, producing MILTTLGWHKILQIEVVGGFLDGEVIKFNPYLNCLVGGKGAGKTTIIELIRYALDAYPEDLQLRKRLEGHATGVLAGGKVKLLVETSTGQQYTIQRTVGNAAPRILDGQGNPVTIQLAQGLNFGVVIIGLKELVTMAESSAAQLALLDGRYPTLTLLKAEINQCTRELQSNREELSKIITEAQELAARVEVLPEIQERLATLASKELDALLHRQRTREKEKLMLEELLRTVKVNLQHHQRLLSTPLQLGETAEYSHQDLLEEAFGLYRATLNQVAALTHQAVAHWQETLVDLQQMANELAERHRCEEAIDDEMQARLPGKGLQEALQQRAQLTAKMLELERLMSVLNHKEQQRAELAAQRRLIQERLQSLRQKLFEQRQKSAEELTKQVTEIQIKIIPAGNLQAYRNFLQGILMGSNMHYRAAVEKITKYLSPKELVQIIQDMDQSYFEQCTGLDQEKARKILYRLSCLTPGELLSLEDVEVEDLVEIRLRDGQEYKPTWQLSEGQKCTAILPLLLLEDSRPLLIDEPEVHLDNSYIFETVVPALKKVKLGRQLIFATHNPNIPVNGEAENILVLSSNGQHGRVAVQGDLTNYRVKDAVKWLLEGGDAALRERVAKYGDK